From Rhodamnia argentea isolate NSW1041297 chromosome 10, ASM2092103v1, whole genome shotgun sequence, a single genomic window includes:
- the LOC115739217 gene encoding transcription termination factor MTERF4, chloroplastic: MLSRSYSGVAKPTFLLAHQDLPVRLSWRSNLPLRRRCDHRILQISRFQTSVSERNSSSRSDDSTAVRPNRVRLGRRDRDSGSSLYSRPSLAEMRSERIENRARVYEFLRGIGIVPDELDGLELPVTVEVMKERIDFLHKLGLTIEDINNYPLVLGCSVKKNMIPVLDYLGKLGVRKSALVEFLRRYPQVLHASVVVDLAPVVKYLQGMDIKPHDVPRVLEKYPEVLGFKLEGTMSTSVAYLVGIGVGRREIGGVLTRYPEILGMRVGRMIKPFVEYLEYLGIPRLAVARLIEKSPYILGFGLDETVIPNVESLLEFHVRRTLVPSVVVQYPEIIGTDLKTKLLNQRSLLSSVTELSDEEFGRVVERMPQVVSLSNSAVVKHVDFLKDCGFLSQQVKDMVVGCPQLLALNIDIMKLSFDYFRKEMERPLDDLVAFPSFFTYGLESTIKPRHRRIAKKGLKCSLAWLLNCSDEKFKDRMNYDSIDLEEMDALPSFDMNSFMKPGSDDESESDYDDEDDEEFV, translated from the coding sequence ATGCTCTCCAGGAGCTACTCAGGCGTCGCGAAACCCACCTTCTTGCTCGCCCACCAAGACCTCCCCGTCCGACTCTCATGGCGATCGAACCTCCCCCTGCGGAGACGCTGCGACCACCGAATCTTGCAAATCTCGCGGTTCCAGACCTCCGTCTCCGAGCGAAATTCGTCCTCCAGGTCGGACGACTCGACCGCGGTGAGGCCGAACAGGGTTCGCCTGGGCCGGCGGGATAGGGATTCCGGCTCGTCCCTGTACAGTCGCCCCAGCTTGGCGGAGATGAGGAGCGAGAGGATCGAGAATCGCGCTAGGGTTTACGAGTTCCTCCGCGGGATCGGGATCGTCCCCGACGAGCTCGACGGGCTGGAGCTTCCGGTCACGGTCGAGGTCATGAAGGAGCGAATTGATTTTCTTCACAAATTGGGGCTCACGATCGAGGACATCAATAACTACCCTTTGGTCCTGGGTTGCAGCGTGAAGAAGAACATGATTCCGGTGCTCGATTACCTCGGCAAGTTGGGCGTTCGGAAGTCGGCGCTCGTGGAGTTTCTGAGGAGGTATCCGCAGGTTCTTCATGCAAGTGTTGTGGTCGACCTAGCTCCGGTGGTCAAGTACCTTCAAGGTATGGACATTAAGCCGCACGACGTTCCTCGCGTTCTTGAAAAGTACCCGGAAGTTCTCGGGTTTAAGCTTGAGGGGACTATGAGCACTTCGGTTGCTTACTTGGTTGGGATTGGGGTCGGTAGAAGAGAGATTGGGGGAGTCTTGACTAGATATCCGGAGATTTTGGGGATGCGAGTGGGCCGCATGATAAAGCCCTTTGTTGAGTATCTTGAATACTTAGGCATTCCGAGATTAGCTGTGGCTAGATTGATAGAGAAGAGTCCTTACATACTTGGGTTTGGATTAGACGAGACAGTGATTCCCAATGTGGAATCACTATTAGAATTTCACGTCAGGAGAACATTGGTTCCCTCGGTTGTGGTGCAGTATCCTGAAATTATAGGGACTGATTTGAAGACTAAGCTTCTGAATCAGCGGTCTTTGCTTAGTTCAGTTACTGAGTTGAGTGATGAAGAATTCGGCAGAGTTGTCGAGAGGATGCCACAGGTTGTCAGCCTCAGTAATAGTGCTGTTGTCAAGCATGTGGACTTTCTCAAGGATTGCGGATTTTTGTCGCAACAAGTTAAGGATATGGTCGTTGGGTGTCCTCAGCTGCTAGCCTTGAATATAGATATAATGAAGCTCAGTTTTGACTACTttagaaaagaaatggaaaggcCTTTGGATGACTTGGTCGCCTTCCCATCGTTTTTCACTTATGGTCTCGAATCCACTATAAAACCACGGCACAGAAGGATTGCTAAGAAGGGTTTAAAATGTTCTCTTGCCTGGCTTCTCAACTGTTCTGATGAGAAATTCAAGGACAGGATGAATTATGACAGTATTGATCTGGAAGAAATGGATGCATTGCCATCATTTGACATGAATAGCTTTATGAAACCTGGGAGTGATGATGAATCAGAGTCTGACTATGATGACGAGGATGATGAGGAGTTTGTCTGA
- the LOC115739258 gene encoding nuclear polyadenylated RNA-binding protein 3, which yields MGCFLACFGSSKDGKRRKQRRKVQPRDHRNSGSRPVQCTISAGQEIRAKPVTSVSDVLDKPEEPLSCSTRKKVTFDSNVKTYEHVSPPDDDDDDAGEENLQESRVMVESDDNLKSQAQCASEDSSVASSVRSYPPNHRYQNCRDSDDEDGDLDCNVSDLTDDDYDDDHDDVDEGQDSNEIYEGDDEIEETRAVRPTPREVCNPEHMCRESPAVEINLTKLNVNARDRSEYIHSVLNPVENLTQWKAVKAKGTPSLPKQRKENLSFDQEARMSFDATPALEEVSFSFKAKQNEPKKSTQEVPVDASLSNWLPSSVTKPIEKKGAMGLDSVQVETSVLKGFMSSPRSQEDRPILGALTVEELRQFSAKSSPRRSPSRSPDEMPIIGTVGTYWSQSDSASDCHSTASFKGIPNTTSKYREDKKVNWHSTPFETRLEKAINRGAGHL from the exons atGGGTTGCTTCCTCGCTTGCTTCGGTTCGTCGAAAGATGGGAAGCGGCGGAAGCAGAGGAGGAAAGTCCAGCCTCGCGACCAC CGGAATTCGGGTAGCCGGCCGGTTCAGTGCACCATTTCGGCCGGGCAAGAAATCCGGGCGAAACCAGTTACTTCGGTTTCTGATGTGCT TGATAAGCCTGAGGAGCCATTGAGCTGCAGTACCCGGAAGAAAGTAACATTTGATTCGAATGTTAAAACATATGAGCATGTTTCGCCtcctgatgatgatgatgatgatgctggaGAAGAAAATTTACAGGAGAGTCGAGTTATGGTCGAATCAGATGATAACCTTAAAAGTCAAGCTCAGTGTGCTTCTGAGGATAGCTCGGTTGCATCCAGCGTCAGGTCTTACCCTCCAAACCACAGGTACCAGAACTGTAGAGACAGCGACGATGAAGATGGGGACTTAGATTGCAACGTGAGTGATCTGACTGATGATGATTATGATGACGACCACGACGATGTGGATGAAGGTCAGGACTCTAATGAGATATATGAGGGCGATGATGAGATCGAAGAAACAAGGGCAGTTCGCCCAACCCCTAGGGAGGTCTGCAATCCTGAACATATGTGCCGCGAATCTCCTGCAGTGGAGATAAACCTGACTAAGTTGAATGTCAATGCTCGAGATAGGAGCGAGTACATCCATTCAGTGTTGAATCCGGTCGAAAATCTAACTCAATGGAAGGCCGTGAAAGCGAAAGGGACACCATCGCTGCCGAAGCAACGGAAGGAGAATTTGAGCTTCGACCAAGAAGCTAGGATGTCATTCGACGCCACACCAGCTTTGGAGGAAGTATCATTCAGTTTCAAGGCAAAACAAAATGAGCCGAAGAAATCTACCCAAGAAGTACCGGTGGATGCTAGCCTTTCTAACTGGTTGCCTTCCTCAGTAACTAAGCCGATTGAAAAGAAGGGCGCAATGGGTTTGGATTCTGTCCAAGTCGAGACAAGTGTGTTAAAAGGATTTATGAGCTCACCGAGGAGCCAAGAAGATAGACCAATTCTAGGTGCATTGACTGTTGAGGAACTCAGACAGTTTTCAGCCAAGTCTTCACCAAGGAGGTCACCAAGCAGAAGTCCTGACGAGATGCCCATAATCGGGACTGTCGGAACATACTGGAGCCAGTCGGATTCGGCCAGCGATTGTCACTCAACTGCTTCTTTCAAAGGAATACCAAACACCACCAGCAAATACAGAGAG GATAAGAAAGTGAATTGGCACTCCACCCCTTTTGAGACAAGGTTGGAGAAAGCAATAAACAGGGGAGCTGGTCATCTATAA